The following proteins come from a genomic window of Aquimarina sp. MAR_2010_214:
- a CDS encoding Na(+)-translocating NADH-quinone reductase subunit C: MAMNTDKNSYTIIFAIAMVVVVGSLLAFTASSLKGRIDANKRTEKQQNILFAMGVADTEDPNEFVPAEKAQELFDKYVGNEQYIITGSTAQKTDNAFDIEVKKENDKVKQDPNYERKMPLFIGKKDDQEYYVVPMRGNGLWDAIWGYVSLDKEFKTVKGAFFDHKGETPGLGANIKEAYFRDDFIGESILDASGNYKGITVKKGNSDPKNEDKSDNEVDAMAGATITGDGVTAMVKKGIKMYQPYFETLKK, translated from the coding sequence ATGGCGATGAATACAGATAAAAATTCATACACAATCATATTTGCCATTGCAATGGTAGTTGTGGTTGGTTCTTTATTAGCATTTACTGCATCTTCATTGAAAGGTAGAATAGACGCTAATAAACGTACAGAAAAACAGCAGAATATTCTATTTGCTATGGGTGTTGCAGATACCGAAGACCCTAATGAGTTTGTACCCGCAGAGAAAGCTCAAGAGTTATTTGATAAGTATGTAGGTAATGAACAATATATTATTACCGGTAGTACAGCTCAAAAAACAGATAATGCATTTGATATTGAAGTAAAAAAGGAAAATGATAAGGTAAAGCAAGATCCTAATTACGAAAGAAAAATGCCTCTTTTTATTGGTAAAAAAGATGATCAGGAATATTATGTTGTTCCTATGAGAGGTAATGGACTTTGGGATGCAATCTGGGGTTATGTTTCTTTGGATAAAGAATTCAAAACGGTTAAAGGAGCATTTTTTGACCACAAAGGAGAAACACCAGGATTAGGAGCTAATATAAAGGAAGCTTATTTTAGAGATGATTTTATAGGAGAAAGCATATTAGATGCTTCTGGAAACTATAAAGGAATCACTGTGAAAAAAGGAAATTCTGATCCTAAAAATGAAGATAAAAGTGATAATGAAGTAGATGCTATGGCCGGAGCAACAATAACAGGTGATGGTGTTACAGCAATGGTGAAGAAAGGAATAAAGATGTATCAACCTTATTTCGAAACTTTAAAAAAATAA
- a CDS encoding NADH:ubiquinone reductase (Na(+)-transporting) subunit D encodes MAEVTEEKVKVKEPKEPLFSKKNKKLLTDPLADNNPITIQVLGICSALAITAQLKPSIVMAISVIFVLGIGNVVISLMRNIIPSKIRIIVQLVVVAALVIIVDQVLKAFAYTLSKELSVFIGLIITNCIIMGRFEAFALGNGPWKSFLDGIGNAAGYGVLLVIVAFFRELLGSGTLFGAKVLGDPIEKTGLYALGYENNGFMVLAPMALITVGIIIWIQRSRNKALIEDH; translated from the coding sequence ATGGCTGAAGTAACAGAAGAAAAAGTTAAAGTAAAAGAGCCTAAAGAGCCTTTGTTTTCGAAGAAAAACAAGAAATTATTAACAGACCCTCTTGCCGATAATAACCCAATTACTATTCAAGTATTAGGAATATGTTCAGCTTTGGCGATTACTGCACAATTGAAACCTTCGATTGTAATGGCAATTTCGGTAATCTTTGTATTAGGAATAGGTAATGTGGTTATTTCTTTGATGAGAAATATTATCCCTTCAAAAATTAGAATTATTGTTCAATTGGTTGTAGTAGCAGCTTTGGTAATCATAGTAGATCAAGTGCTTAAAGCATTTGCCTATACATTAAGTAAAGAGCTTTCTGTATTTATTGGATTGATTATTACCAACTGTATTATCATGGGACGTTTTGAAGCTTTTGCTTTGGGTAACGGACCTTGGAAATCTTTTCTAGACGGAATAGGAAATGCAGCTGGATACGGAGTTTTACTTGTGATTGTAGCGTTCTTTAGAGAGCTTTTGGGATCAGGAACATTATTTGGAGCTAAAGTATTGGGAGACCCTATAGAAAAAACAGGTTTATATGCTTTGGGATATGAAAATAATGGATTTATGGTATTGGCGCCAATGGCATTGATTACCGTAGGAATCATTATCTGGATTCAAAGAAGTAGAAATAAAGCATTAATAGAAGATCATTAA
- the nqrE gene encoding NADH:ubiquinone reductase (Na(+)-transporting) subunit E — protein sequence MEYLELFLKSIFIDNMVFAFFLGMCSYLAVSKKVSTAVGLGAAVIFVLAITVPLNFLLDKYILREGALVWLGPEYADYDLSFLTFILFIATIATMVQLVEIVVEKFSPSLYNSLGIFLPLIAVNCAILGGSLFMQQKEFATISHAAVYGIGSGIGWFLAILAIAAIREKIRYSNVPAPLRGLGITFILTGLMAIGFMSFGGMLTGGDEEEKKEPKAVQVEKKETTKEVAENTNVTILK from the coding sequence ATGGAGTATTTAGAATTATTTTTAAAATCGATCTTTATAGATAATATGGTGTTCGCATTCTTCTTAGGAATGTGTTCATACCTTGCGGTATCCAAAAAGGTCTCTACTGCGGTAGGATTAGGAGCTGCAGTAATATTCGTATTAGCAATTACAGTACCGCTAAACTTTTTGTTAGATAAGTACATTCTTAGAGAAGGTGCTTTGGTATGGTTAGGACCAGAATATGCAGATTATGACTTAAGTTTCTTAACTTTTATATTGTTTATCGCAACTATTGCAACGATGGTACAATTGGTAGAGATAGTAGTAGAGAAATTTTCACCATCATTATATAATTCTCTGGGTATATTTTTACCATTGATTGCTGTTAACTGTGCAATCTTAGGTGGATCTTTGTTTATGCAACAAAAAGAATTTGCAACTATTTCCCACGCAGCAGTGTATGGTATAGGATCAGGAATAGGATGGTTTTTAGCTATTCTAGCCATTGCAGCGATCCGTGAAAAAATCAGATACTCTAATGTGCCTGCTCCTTTACGAGGATTAGGAATTACATTTATCCTAACAGGATTAATGGCAATTGGCTTTATGAGTTTTGGAGGAATGTTAACAGGAGGTGATGAAGAAGAAAAGAAAGAGCCTAAAGCTGTTCAGGTTGAAAAAAAAGAGACTACAAAAGAAGTAGCCGAAAATACTAACGTTACAATACTTAAATAA
- the nqrF gene encoding NADH:ubiquinone reductase (Na(+)-transporting) subunit F, with product MIFLASTGGTIAITIISFLVLILVLVGILLFAKDKLLPSGPVKITINGEKEIEVASGGTLLSTLGAQKIFLPSACGGGGTCIQCECHVLEGGGEALPTETPHFSRKELQHGARLACQVKVKQDMNIEIPEEVFGIKKWEAEVVRNYNVASFIKEFVVRIPEDMGYKAGGYIQIEIPECEIKYSDIDITAHPEEHETPDKFQAEWDKFGLWPLVMKNDETVERAYSMASYPAEGREIMLNVRIATPPWDRSKNGWMDVNPGVASSYIFAQKPGDKVVISGPYGEFFINESESEMLYVGGGAGMAPMRSHLYHLFKTLKTGRKVTYWYGGRSKRELFYLDHFYDLEKNFPNFKFYLALSEPMEEDNWKVKSDIDAEGDGFVGFIHNCVIDNYLNHHESPEDIELYFCGPPLMNKAVQKMGEDFGIPDEHIRFDDFGG from the coding sequence ATGATATTTTTAGCATCTACCGGTGGAACAATAGCGATAACCATTATTTCGTTTTTGGTGCTGATTCTTGTTTTGGTAGGAATTTTATTATTTGCAAAAGATAAGTTACTACCATCTGGACCTGTAAAGATTACCATTAATGGTGAAAAAGAAATTGAAGTAGCTTCGGGAGGTACATTGCTATCAACTTTAGGAGCTCAAAAAATATTTTTGCCATCTGCATGTGGTGGTGGTGGAACCTGTATCCAGTGCGAATGTCACGTACTAGAAGGTGGAGGAGAAGCATTACCAACAGAAACGCCACATTTTTCTCGTAAAGAGTTACAACATGGAGCACGTTTAGCTTGCCAGGTAAAGGTAAAGCAAGATATGAATATCGAAATTCCTGAAGAAGTATTCGGAATTAAGAAATGGGAAGCTGAGGTTGTACGTAATTACAACGTAGCATCTTTTATTAAAGAATTTGTAGTTCGTATTCCTGAGGATATGGGATATAAAGCAGGAGGATATATCCAGATTGAAATTCCAGAATGTGAAATTAAATATTCAGATATTGATATCACTGCTCACCCAGAAGAACATGAAACTCCAGATAAGTTTCAGGCAGAATGGGATAAATTTGGTCTATGGCCATTAGTAATGAAGAATGATGAAACTGTAGAGCGTGCTTATTCTATGGCCTCTTATCCTGCAGAAGGAAGAGAGATAATGCTAAATGTACGTATTGCTACGCCACCATGGGATCGATCTAAAAATGGATGGATGGATGTAAACCCAGGAGTTGCTTCATCTTATATTTTTGCTCAAAAACCAGGAGATAAAGTAGTTATTTCTGGTCCTTACGGAGAATTCTTTATCAATGAATCAGAGTCAGAGATGCTTTACGTTGGTGGAGGAGCAGGTATGGCGCCAATGCGTTCTCACTTGTATCACCTATTCAAAACCTTAAAAACAGGTCGTAAAGTAACCTATTGGTATGGTGGTCGTTCTAAACGCGAATTGTTCTACTTAGATCATTTCTATGATTTAGAAAAGAACTTCCCTAACTTTAAATTTTACCTTGCATTATCAGAACCAATGGAAGAAGATAACTGGAAAGTTAAAAGCGATATTGATGCAGAAGGAGATGGATTTGTTGGATTTATACATAATTGTGTAATCGATAACTACCTAAATCATCATGAGTCTCCAGAAGATATAGAGCTATACTTCTGTGGACCACCATTAATGAACAAAGCTGTTCAAAAAATGGGAGAAGATTTTGGTATCCCAGATGAACATATTAGATTCGATGATTTCGGAGGATAA
- a CDS encoding DUF4846 domain-containing protein — protein MKKYIVSLVIVIVLIVVFKNTSKGKMVSNHVKGIITDVVTKPNYINSKGDSISTRVMIPEGYERVKYKQGSFQIYLRHYPLKSYGSKIINYDDSEYFAQHWHDAILEVPVPSNGLQQCADALMRIRSEYLWEQNRKDEIGFNFTSGHYCSWNKYAQGYRPKINGNKVTFHKTASPNHSKTNFYTYLNLIYTYAGTLSMHSELDKVLVKDVRIGDMLVTPGSPGHIEIVVDEIVNEKGNKMYLLAQGNTPAQNVCLLKNFEDTAISPWYRFDENQPVYTPSYYFDEAQFIRFK, from the coding sequence ATGAAGAAATATATAGTATCTCTGGTTATAGTCATTGTTTTGATAGTAGTGTTTAAGAATACTTCTAAAGGCAAAATGGTTAGCAATCATGTAAAAGGTATCATTACAGATGTAGTTACAAAGCCAAATTATATTAATAGTAAAGGAGATTCTATCTCAACTCGGGTTATGATTCCAGAGGGGTATGAAAGGGTTAAATATAAGCAGGGCTCTTTTCAGATATACTTGCGTCACTATCCGTTAAAATCCTATGGAAGCAAGATTATAAATTATGATGACAGCGAATATTTTGCACAGCATTGGCACGATGCCATTCTAGAAGTCCCAGTTCCATCAAATGGATTACAACAATGTGCAGATGCATTGATGAGAATTCGATCAGAGTATTTGTGGGAGCAAAACAGAAAAGACGAAATTGGATTTAATTTTACCTCAGGTCATTATTGCTCATGGAATAAATATGCACAAGGATATCGACCAAAAATAAACGGCAACAAAGTAACATTTCATAAAACAGCAAGTCCTAATCATTCCAAAACAAACTTCTATACATATTTAAACCTCATCTATACCTATGCAGGAACATTGTCTATGCATAGTGAACTAGATAAAGTATTAGTTAAAGATGTTAGAATTGGGGATATGCTCGTTACACCAGGATCACCAGGTCATATTGAGATTGTTGTAGATGAAATTGTAAACGAAAAAGGAAATAAGATGTATCTTCTGGCTCAAGGAAATACACCAGCTCAGAACGTATGTTTACTTAAAAATTTTGAAGATACAGCGATCTCCCCATGGTATAGGTTTGACGAAAATCAACCTGTATACACACCTAGTTATTATTTTGATGAAGCGCAATTTATTAGGTTTAAGTAA
- a CDS encoding LytTR family DNA-binding domain-containing protein: MKTLQLLLLEDEDEEAKEISEFLGNNNFEVTRASTMQDAERKIQDLFFDMIILDIMIDGKPDGIILAQQINEQQINVPFLFLTSTQSKHFFDLAKLTQPATYLLKPYNTLELLFSIELAIEKHYKQSNTLSFNPENAVLSPTYIFVKKNKSVMKLAIECIDYIEVKEKYCNLISENGNFLIKLSLTKVKELLSNPNFTQVHRNFLVNIKKIKEIYFEDNLIILMSDAKIPFSERYKALFIKDNDIFN, from the coding sequence TTGAAAACATTACAACTATTATTATTAGAAGATGAAGATGAAGAAGCTAAAGAAATTTCAGAATTTTTAGGCAATAATAATTTTGAAGTTACGAGAGCTTCAACGATGCAAGACGCTGAAAGAAAAATACAGGATCTGTTTTTTGACATGATTATTTTGGATATTATGATAGATGGAAAACCCGATGGTATTATTTTGGCACAACAGATTAATGAACAACAGATTAACGTCCCTTTTTTATTTTTGACCAGTACGCAGAGTAAACATTTTTTTGATCTGGCCAAACTCACACAACCTGCTACTTATTTGCTTAAACCCTATAATACATTAGAACTTTTATTTTCTATAGAATTAGCTATCGAAAAGCACTATAAGCAATCTAACACTCTAAGCTTCAACCCAGAAAATGCAGTATTGAGTCCTACTTATATTTTTGTAAAAAAGAATAAAAGTGTCATGAAATTAGCCATAGAATGTATTGATTATATTGAGGTAAAAGAAAAATATTGCAATCTGATAAGTGAAAACGGTAATTTTTTGATTAAACTATCCTTAACAAAAGTAAAAGAGCTATTATCGAATCCAAATTTCACACAAGTACATCGGAATTTTTTGGTTAATATTAAAAAAATTAAAGAAATCTACTTTGAAGACAACCTCATTATATTAATGAGCGATGCCAAAATCCCATTTAGCGAACGCTACAAGGCATTATTTATAAAGGATAACGATATATTCAACTAA
- a CDS encoding tetratricopeptide repeat-containing sensor histidine kinase, with translation MYRWSVILCIFFASNFAYNQSQKTGQLGLFYDHLENHCNEKTSVTDFCSAVEFYRSHKRDSCYIYASRALEIAISQEQRDILNYIQGVSAINKNLYTKALQNMNSISEHFKFSELKDHKLGEIYLVLENYDQSIEYYKKWLEQDKEGKDEVLKKTAYHNLGISYLHKKDYVNTENYFSKELALIKEKDTLFLIATKMELANAYYSQYRDEEAIALFEEAYRLATLFHDIKLKQDTAKNMAVVEKNRKRYQESVAYYIEYGKWKDSIWNRDKIWELTEKDKQLAIAQKEQEIWLQDEKIKRQKTQRNGLIIGSSLLLLFIGVLGYFYKLLIGKKKLITEQKEQLDIANTTKDYLFSVVSHDLRSPINALKRQHEKLLGHIAEKDLLGIQKTTDTAITLTESTSHLLNNVLHWSLEQSEQLFFEQETYPLKPILEHVIDDYEYLATTKEITLQTSLDASILVTVDKESLKIILRNILDNAIKYTKNEGEITITSGNHTANECFIEIRDTGAGIPPEILAKINSLHGITTDKIDRSKGVGLGLLLCHTLVKKNNGQLIFDSEPGEGTRIKIVLPKGID, from the coding sequence ATGTATCGATGGAGCGTTATATTGTGTATATTCTTTGCTTCTAATTTTGCGTATAATCAATCTCAAAAAACCGGCCAACTCGGCTTATTTTATGATCATTTAGAGAATCACTGTAATGAAAAGACTTCGGTTACTGATTTTTGCAGCGCTGTAGAGTTTTATCGTAGTCACAAACGGGATTCTTGTTATATCTATGCGAGCAGAGCTTTAGAGATTGCAATAAGTCAAGAGCAACGAGACATCCTGAATTATATTCAGGGCGTAAGTGCAATTAACAAAAACCTGTATACCAAAGCACTCCAGAACATGAACAGCATTTCTGAACATTTTAAATTTTCAGAATTGAAAGATCATAAACTTGGTGAAATATATTTGGTTTTAGAAAATTATGATCAATCTATAGAGTATTATAAGAAATGGCTGGAGCAAGATAAGGAGGGTAAAGATGAAGTTTTAAAAAAAACTGCGTATCATAATCTAGGCATATCGTATTTACATAAAAAAGATTATGTAAATACAGAAAATTACTTTTCTAAAGAGTTAGCTTTAATCAAAGAAAAAGACACCCTATTTTTAATTGCCACCAAAATGGAGCTTGCCAATGCCTATTATAGTCAATACAGAGATGAAGAAGCCATCGCACTATTCGAAGAAGCTTATCGCTTGGCTACCTTATTTCATGATATCAAACTAAAACAGGATACAGCCAAAAATATGGCGGTAGTAGAAAAAAACAGAAAACGATATCAAGAAAGTGTTGCTTATTATATAGAATACGGGAAATGGAAAGATTCTATTTGGAACAGGGATAAAATCTGGGAGCTTACCGAAAAAGATAAACAACTTGCCATTGCACAAAAAGAGCAAGAAATATGGTTACAGGACGAAAAAATAAAAAGACAAAAAACGCAACGTAACGGTCTGATTATAGGTAGCTCGCTTTTACTCTTGTTTATTGGTGTTCTGGGATATTTTTATAAATTGTTAATTGGTAAAAAGAAATTGATTACAGAACAGAAAGAGCAATTAGATATCGCAAACACAACCAAAGATTATCTATTCTCTGTAGTCTCACATGATTTACGATCTCCTATCAACGCATTGAAACGACAGCATGAAAAATTGTTGGGTCACATAGCTGAAAAAGATTTGTTGGGAATTCAAAAAACTACGGATACTGCAATTACTTTAACAGAATCCACCAGTCATTTATTAAACAATGTATTGCACTGGTCGCTAGAGCAAAGTGAGCAATTATTTTTTGAGCAGGAAACATATCCTTTAAAACCTATTCTTGAACATGTTATAGATGATTATGAATATTTGGCAACAACCAAGGAAATTACACTCCAAACCTCATTAGATGCCTCTATTTTGGTTACAGTCGACAAGGAATCCTTAAAAATTATCCTTCGTAATATTCTTGATAATGCTATTAAATACACCAAAAATGAAGGGGAAATCACAATAACATCTGGTAATCACACTGCAAACGAATGTTTTATTGAGATTAGAGACACAGGTGCAGGTATTCCCCCTGAAATTTTAGCGAAGATCAATTCATTACACGGCATTACCACCGATAAAATTGATCGGTCTAAGGGAGTAGGTCTTGGATTACTATTATGTCATACACTCGTTAAAAAAAATAATGGACAATTAATTTTTGACAGTGAGCCTGGCGAAGGTACAAGGATCAAAATTGTATTACCAAAAGGAATTGATTAG
- a CDS encoding Na(+)-translocating NADH-quinone reductase subunit F, whose amino-acid sequence MTRILTRQELHNLAMNIVGEELEKKSFEFIAINSTLGKHPQFVCVDASNQRYFVLVKVVSYPDNPHNYDVIWMESFKKHAIEQEAKVFYAGVGLQNSENPNKPVFLNEEYVLEYAGLQTIETHLN is encoded by the coding sequence ATGACCAGAATACTTACCAGACAAGAATTACATAACCTTGCAATGAATATTGTAGGTGAAGAATTAGAAAAAAAAAGTTTCGAATTTATTGCAATTAATAGCACTCTGGGAAAACATCCGCAGTTTGTGTGTGTTGATGCATCTAATCAAAGATATTTCGTGCTTGTTAAAGTAGTTTCGTATCCAGATAACCCTCATAATTATGATGTCATCTGGATGGAGTCGTTTAAAAAACATGCTATAGAACAAGAAGCAAAAGTATTCTATGCCGGTGTTGGTTTACAAAATTCTGAAAACCCAAATAAACCGGTGTTTTTAAACGAAGAATATGTTTTAGAATATGCAGGATTACAAACAATAGAAACTCATTTGAACTAA
- a CDS encoding FAD:protein FMN transferase, translating into MIRKIGIVILIGLFVSCKKEAKLHLNYTNGKAFGTTFSAQFIDDKEYDFSTSYDSLIAVINRSMSTYIKDSDISRINSGDTTVTIDEHFVNVFTTSKKIYEETNGAFDPTIGILVNAWDFGPEGKITSLDSLKIDSLLLSVGLHKVTLKGDRIVKKDPKTYIDFNALAKGYGVDVFAEFFESKGFKNYLVEIGGEIRGKGSNVIKQKPWRIGVEDPNFDDTQSYSKIISLHDEAMATSGGYRKYKIDENGERYIHILNAKTGYPLKSNLLAVSIITNTCMEADAYATALMSMGLEDSKKFLETHQELKAYFIYEDQNKELKTLSVNGFPEK; encoded by the coding sequence ATGATTCGAAAAATAGGTATAGTTATATTAATAGGATTGTTTGTCTCATGTAAAAAGGAGGCTAAATTACACCTTAACTACACTAATGGAAAAGCTTTTGGGACTACTTTTTCTGCTCAGTTTATTGATGATAAAGAGTATGATTTTTCAACATCATATGACAGTTTGATTGCTGTTATTAATAGATCAATGTCTACTTATATCAAGGATTCTGATATCTCCAGAATTAACTCTGGTGATACTACAGTAACGATAGATGAGCATTTTGTAAACGTATTTACCACTTCTAAGAAAATATATGAAGAAACCAATGGTGCTTTTGATCCTACTATTGGGATTTTGGTAAATGCATGGGATTTTGGGCCAGAAGGAAAAATCACCTCTTTAGATAGTCTTAAAATAGATAGTTTATTGCTATCAGTTGGTTTACATAAAGTAACATTGAAAGGAGATAGAATTGTAAAAAAAGATCCTAAAACATATATCGATTTTAATGCATTGGCAAAAGGATATGGAGTAGATGTTTTTGCTGAATTTTTTGAAAGCAAAGGATTCAAAAATTACCTGGTTGAAATAGGAGGAGAGATTAGAGGTAAAGGAAGTAATGTAATTAAACAGAAACCTTGGAGGATAGGAGTAGAAGATCCTAATTTTGATGATACACAATCCTATAGCAAGATAATTTCATTACATGATGAAGCGATGGCTACTTCTGGCGGGTATAGAAAATATAAAATTGATGAAAACGGAGAGCGATATATTCATATTTTGAATGCCAAAACAGGATATCCCCTAAAATCAAACCTTCTGGCAGTTTCTATCATTACCAATACCTGTATGGAAGCAGATGCATATGCAACTGCATTAATGTCGATGGGATTAGAAGACTCAAAAAAATTCTTAGAAACACATCAAGAACTCAAAGCATACTTTATTTATGAAGATCAGAATAAGGAATTAAAAACATTATCTGTAAATGGTTTTCCTGAAAAGTAA
- a CDS encoding class I SAM-dependent methyltransferase gives MKKLFKFILNTIPRPLLIRLSYIARPILSLFLRGNTYTDPIDGKSFSRFLPYGYGKQRDNVLSPSTLSLERHRLLWLFLTHETEFFTTPTKVLHFAPEQAFYKRFRNLKHLDYTTTDLNSPLADVKADICNLPFTDSEYDVIFCNHVLEHIPDDTTAMQEIFRVLKPGGMAILQIPQDLNRDVTFEDNSITDPQERARIFGQYDHVRVYGRDYFEKLRSIGFKVDEVDYTNILSKESVTKYCLAPGEILPVCYKS, from the coding sequence ATGAAAAAACTATTTAAATTTATACTTAATACGATCCCCAGACCGCTATTGATTCGGTTGAGTTATATAGCACGCCCGATATTATCATTATTTTTAAGGGGAAACACCTATACTGACCCAATTGATGGTAAAAGCTTTTCTCGTTTTTTACCTTATGGATATGGTAAACAAAGAGATAATGTGCTTTCTCCATCAACTTTATCATTAGAACGTCATCGGTTACTCTGGTTATTTCTAACTCATGAAACCGAATTTTTTACGACGCCCACCAAAGTATTACATTTTGCTCCTGAACAGGCCTTTTATAAAAGGTTTAGAAATTTAAAACACCTTGATTATACTACTACTGATCTTAATTCTCCATTGGCAGATGTAAAAGCAGATATCTGCAATTTACCTTTTACCGATAGCGAATATGACGTTATCTTTTGTAATCATGTTTTAGAACACATCCCAGATGACACAACGGCTATGCAAGAAATTTTCAGGGTGTTAAAACCGGGTGGAATGGCAATTCTGCAAATCCCTCAGGATCTAAATAGAGATGTAACCTTTGAAGACAATAGCATCACCGATCCACAAGAACGAGCCAGAATATTTGGTCAATATGATCATGTAAGGGTCTATGGTCGGGATTATTTCGAAAAATTAAGATCTATTGGTTTTAAAGTCGATGAAGTAGACTACACCAATATTTTATCAAAAGAGTCAGTCACTAAGTACTGTCTTGCTCCTGGTGAGATCCTTCCTGTTTGTTATAAGTCTTAA
- the map gene encoding type I methionyl aminopeptidase, producing MIITKTREEIELMRESALIVSKTLGMLASEVKPGVTTLHLDKLAEEFIRDHGAIPGFLGLYDFPNTLCMSPNAQVVHGIPNNTPLEEGDIISIDCGAIKNDFYGDHAYTFPVGEVSEEVERLLRVTKESLYVGIAELKVGKRVGDVGYAIQKFTEEAGYGVVRELVGHGLGRKMHEDPEMPNYGRRGKGKKFIEGMVVAIEPMTNMGTHRIKQLQDGWTILTADGKPSAHFEHDVAIIDGKPEILSTFKYIYQALGIESNEEDAFRQEVLTV from the coding sequence TGCATTAATCGTATCAAAGACATTAGGGATGTTAGCCTCCGAAGTTAAACCTGGGGTAACTACGCTACATTTGGATAAACTTGCAGAAGAGTTTATTAGAGATCATGGTGCAATTCCCGGATTTTTGGGATTGTATGATTTCCCAAACACCTTATGTATGAGTCCTAATGCTCAAGTAGTTCATGGGATTCCGAATAATACCCCCTTAGAAGAAGGTGATATTATATCTATTGATTGTGGTGCGATTAAAAATGATTTCTATGGAGATCATGCGTATACATTTCCTGTAGGCGAAGTATCTGAAGAAGTAGAGCGCTTACTTCGCGTTACTAAAGAATCTTTATACGTTGGGATTGCAGAACTTAAAGTTGGAAAGCGAGTAGGTGATGTTGGGTATGCTATCCAAAAATTTACTGAAGAAGCAGGTTATGGTGTAGTTAGAGAATTAGTAGGGCATGGTTTGGGTCGAAAAATGCATGAAGATCCTGAAATGCCTAATTATGGAAGACGTGGAAAAGGGAAAAAATTTATCGAAGGTATGGTCGTTGCAATTGAGCCTATGACAAACATGGGAACTCACCGTATTAAACAATTACAAGATGGGTGGACTATTCTTACGGCTGATGGGAAACCAAGTGCTCATTTTGAACATGATGTAGCGATAATTGATGGAAAACCAGAAATCCTCTCAACTTTTAAATATATCTATCAGGCATTAGGTATCGAATCTAATGAAGAAGATGCATTTAGACAAGAAGTATTGACTGTATAG